In Leptospira montravelensis, the DNA window CATATTGTTGCCTCTGGAAAAAATGCCTGTATCCTTCATTATGTGAGTAATGACGATATTTTAAAAGAAGGGGATTTGGTACTCGTGGATTCGGGTGCTGAATGGAATTATTATACAGCGGATGTCACACGTGTTTTTCCAGTGGGCAAAAAATTCACGGAAGCGCAAAAAACAATATATGAAATTGTTTTGTATGCACAGAAGAATGCGATACGTAATTCCATCTCAGGTATCGCTTTTAATGAAATACATGAAAAAACCGTTAGGTTCCTCAGCGATTGTCTACGAGAAATGGGTTTTTTAAAAGGCAGTTTAGAAGAAATTATCGAGAAGGGAACTTACCGTAAATTTTATATGCACCTAACAGGCCATTACTTAGGAATGGATGTACATGATGTAGGAAGATATTTTTTAGAAGGAAAGTCTAGACCACTTAAAGATGGTCAGGTGGTGACTGTCGAACCAGGACTCTATTTTGACCCTACGGATGATTCGGTACCGAAAGAATTTAGAGGAATCGGAATTCGTATTGAAGATGATATTCTGATACAAGGTAAAAATCCAGTGAATTTAACGGAATCAATCCCGAAAGAAATTTCGGAAATTGAGGCTCTCAAAGCTTAATGATTTTATTTTTTTTTAATTTAGTATCAATTTCATGAGTCGAGAACTTCCCAAACGATTTCGTTCGGTTAGGTATTTTGATCGAATTAGTTCGGAAATTGCAGAGATTGTACGTTTTGAAATGGAAAAATTGGGTTATCCCGGACTCACTACTTCTCATTTTGAAATACTAACTTTTCTTTTGCGAAGTACAGTTCCTATCAATATGACTCAAATTGCAAAAACCATAGAAAAAACAAAACCTACTTGTACGGTTCTCGTAAACAGATTGGTGAAAGAAGGCCTTGTAGAAAGAAATCCCTCTCCAAGTGATGGAAGGGAGTGGGCTCTCCTCTTGTCAAAGGATGGGAAAAAAATACGAAAGAAAATTGTGACCATTTCTGCCAAACTTCTTTCGTTACAAACTTGGGGAATCACAAAAGAAAACGAGGATATTCTGTATCCTATCCTCGAAGTCATTTATAAACACATTAGAAATAAAAAGGAATATTAAAGGATTCTTATTTTTTATTTACCTTAGGATGTGAATACAGGCC includes these proteins:
- a CDS encoding MarR family winged helix-turn-helix transcriptional regulator; the protein is MSRELPKRFRSVRYFDRISSEIAEIVRFEMEKLGYPGLTTSHFEILTFLLRSTVPINMTQIAKTIEKTKPTCTVLVNRLVKEGLVERNPSPSDGREWALLLSKDGKKIRKKIVTISAKLLSLQTWGITKENEDILYPILEVIYKHIRNKKEY